A segment of the Salminus brasiliensis chromosome 5, fSalBra1.hap2, whole genome shotgun sequence genome:
AACTTTTGCTGTGTCCACAGTTGGGCAAGCTCAGATGACGTGTGGATTAAGATGCTTAACAAGGAACTGAATTACATACATGACAAAAGCTTCATACAGCAGCACCCCAATCTACAGCCCAAGATGAGGGCGATTCTCCTTGACTGGCTTTTAGAGGTGTGTAGCTAATTTTGTGGCCCATGTTTCTTTAAAGCTGATCCCTGTGTGGTAGCATTTGgctaaaatgcattttttttttctgcttttttcaaATTTTGTCTGCTCAGGTGAGTGAAGTGTATACGCTTCATCGCGAGACGTTTTATCTGGCTCAGGACTTCTTTGATCGCTTCATGCTGACTCAGGAAGACATCAGCAAGaaccagctgcagctcattggCATTACCTCACTGTTCATCGCATCCAAAATGGAGGTAATTGAATGAACTGGGTTGTTTAGTGGATTCTGTACTGATAATGGGATAATCATGGATGTGTGACCaacctattttattttttaataaatgcaggAAATCTACCCACCAAAGCTTCAAGAGTTTGCTTATGTAACGGACGGTGCCTGTGACGAGGAAGAAATCCTTGAAATGGAACTCGTTATGCTGAAAGCACTGAACTGGCAACTTTGCCCAGAAACGGTCATCTCTTGGTTGAAACTTTACGCTCAAGTGGACTCTCTGAAAGAAAGCCCAAATTTCCTTGTGCCTCAGTTTTCTCAGGAAACCTACATACAAATAACCCAAGTGAGTATGCATTTTTgaggatgatgattattattattaataataagtaatttattttaaaaccaTGTGTTAATTACTATATTGTTACCGCTGACACTGATGGCATGGTTTTCTGTTTCTGCAGTTGCTGGATCTTTGTATACTGGACATTAACTCATTAGATTATCAGTATGGAGTTCTGGCTGCTGCTGCATTTTGTCACTTTACCTCCTTTGAAACTGTGCAGAGAGTATCAGGTAAGGGTGAATGTTTGTAAAGTTTGTCATTCATAGATGTAAACTTGACTTGGACTCTCTTCTGATTTTTCTTTTGCTGAAAATTATGGTGGAGTCGAGAGTGACTTATGTTTTTGTCCTTATTTGTGTAAGGTCTGACATGGGACAGTATATCCAGCTGTGTGCGCTGGATGGCACCCTTCATGAGGACTGTGAGTGCATGTGGCAGGGCCAGGCTGAAGGACTTCAAGAAAGTGGCAACAGAAGACCGACACAACATTCAGACTCATGTAGACTATCTCACCATGTTGGTGAGTCATTTGAAATTCActttgtgtgtaaatgtaattgATGATACGAAACCTCATGAGTGTCTTGCACTGCTTGAGTCTTAAAATGGGGTTTTAACTTGATTCACTTggatcattttatttaaatgaatacaGGCTTGTACAGTACATCAAAACACTGTTTGGCTTTGATGCATTAGTGTAAGGGCAATAGACTGAGACTGGGTGCATGGACAAGAAGCACAAAGACAAAtccaataaaaatacaaatgtgCATGACTGCTGGGTGAGTTAAGACAAAGTTAATACTAATACTTAATGGAGTTCAGGAGTGTTTATTCTGAGGTAGACCAGTCTggtgttgtaaacagcatcacGTATGTAAATAAGTGATTGGTAATCCTCTTTAAATTCGCTTAAAGGCCATGATGAAGTATTATGTACAGTGCAAAAGACTTATGCCCCTATAAAAATGGAATTAGAcaaaatctggaaccaagcttttgTTCAAACTAGTGCAAGATGTCAACTGCTTGCTTGcttaaattttttatttaataataaaaaaattaaaaaaatagcaaaaacacTTAACTGCCGAGACTGTTTTAATATGTGCAAGCgcctaaaacctctgcatgGTACTGTGTATACTGTGTTCAGATCAGTCCATCAACCAAAAATATATACCAGATAACAGTGCACTGGTCACAAACAGATCCCAGATGAAGGCCTAAAAGATACATGATGGTCAAACCTAAAGATTCATTCTTCATCTCGCAGCCTATCATTGCTGTTCCATCTAGCTGCATAAAATGAGTGGTAATGCTAGTATGCAAGTATCTTAAAGCTACTAAAAAGCCCTGAATTTCATTAactttatgtttttttgcaGAATGACTCTCATCAGCGACAGCAAGAGAGCTTGGACCGGTTATCTCCAGTGCCTGTTGGAGGCCTCCTGACTCCACCCAAGAGCACAGAGAAGCCCCCGAATGTCTGAGAGGCTTAACAGGGCCACCATCTGCTGGCCAGTCCTCATTTCTAATCTACGTGACCTGGTAGTCCCAGCTCATGACTGCCCTTCTGCTGCCACTACAAGTTTAAAAAGGCCAAAGTGGCCTAAAGAGACATGGACCTAAGATACAGATGTTCCCACATAACCGTTATGCTGGGATTATGTACATCTGTCTCGGGAAGAGCAACGCAGGCTGAGTCGTGGTGACCTACACGTTTCACAAAATGGTAGTTGGGTGAGTGTTTCTCAAAATGGAGTTGAAGCAGTCCGATGTGCCTTTCATCAAAGACTCATACCAGTGTTTACAAGTATTTGAGCCCTATAGAGAATTGTATCAGGGCTACTATTTGTCAGACAGGTTCGGAGCCAGTGGCAGTGTTCTAAAATTGCTGCTCCTGTGAGGTTGGAGAACTTTATTTGAGATTTTTTGAGattttttaagtgtgtgtgcgtgtgtgtggacTGGGAAGTGTaccatgctgctgctgctctagTCAATGGTGCTGTTAACCTTTTGGTATTGTGAAGAGCTCCTGCAGAGTACACGAAGTTATGAAGTCTGTTTACTCTTCTTGGGAACCCCAACATGAGCTTGGCTAATTTTAAAATGGTAAAGTGTATTGCatgttacatttttgttttgttttaaattactTTTTATTGCCGAAggcaaatatttaatttaatgtgttTGTTATTTATGAATTTGTACCTAAAATAACTAAGTTGCAGTATTGTACTGAACCGTACATATGTAGCATAGCCTGACAACTTCATTCCCAGTGAGCTAGGAGCCAAATCCAATGCCTGTAAACTGAAAGATGGTGTAAAATGAACCCTataaagctgtacaggagaTGTATGTACATATGGAGATGTTAATGTTTCCAGTGCTTTAAATGTGTAATTATTAAATGCGTGTCAATGGTTAAATTGTCTGGTGTATATTTTTATGGCTATTCTGCATACCCCACAAGTGGGCCTGCCTCAGATTGTAGCCAGTGCTGGTGTATTAGGTTTGCTGGATCTGAGGTTAATGGAGACCAACTAGCAAAATGGTCTTGCTCATGTGCTTTAACATGATGTAAAGTACTGTTACAGTGTAAAGTCAATCCCTGCTGGGGAAGAAAAACAAGCTAAAGACCTCCTTCTGATGGTCAAGGTAGCTAGTTAAAGCTGGGCGCCCAGGTAAGAGCATACACTGGCATAAGCATCCTTCCCTTGATGAGCCTGTGTAGATTAAGCTGTAGTTTAATCTAAGGAAGGTGGGGGATTTGTGCATTTCTGACTTCAGTAAGAATCATTTTACATGCAATACTTTCTAGTAATCCTTGTGCACTTTACTGTAGTGTGGAAATGTGCTACACAGCTGCTGGCTTGGGTAGTCAGTCAGCCCCTCTGGGGGGGACCTAGCTATCCAACTGGCTACCCCACCCTTCCAGGCTGAAGCTAGACTGCGGTAAGAAAGCTGGGTGTTAATAAACTGAAATTTTTTTGAGTCTTATTGCCTCAGTGACAAATTGTACTTTCGAGGCCGAAGTGTCGCCTTCACACTTCATTTGCCTGCTTAAATGTGGAGATGTGAAGGAGGTCGACTCGCTGCTTTTATAATGCAGTGAGAGGCTGTTTTTGGCAGGGGGGTGTGAAATGGTGTGAAGAAGCCCCCCCAGTACGTTTATCCTAATTATACTCCTCCTAAAATGGAGGTTCTCAAACGTTTGGAGCCGCGCCTCCAAAAATGTCGGCTGATGTTGATAAACACTGCAGCGGTTCAGCGGTTCAGCCGTGTCCCCTTCTCTGTGTTCCGGGGTGTCGCTGACCTGCTCGTGCTCAACAGCCGGTGTGGAAACAGTAATTACAGAGATCCTGGAGTATTAAAgtagaaatattatatttagagACTTAAATCTTTCCTCAAAGTAATAAATTATTCCCTCAGTTTTATTAAAGTGTCTCTAATTATTAGTCTCATAGGGACTCTAGGATTTGTCAAAATGATGACAAGCTAGCTAATTCTGCAGATAAGGGCCAAACAtgttttaattcaattaaataattattaaaaaaaatatatatatatatatatttaaaaacaaagatcTCAGCCAACAGTGTAAGGGACAGtttctttattaatttttttattttttatttatgaaaattgacatttatttattgacccAAACTCTGACACATCAGAAAGCCTAATATTTAAATTCTTCAACCAGAATGTAAAGTCCTGGAGTATCTAATAAgagtaacactgtaacactg
Coding sequences within it:
- the ccne2 gene encoding G1/S-specific cyclin-E2 is translated as MSRRSCRNTLQERDENAPEQNSKCSRKRKAEPCKRKMPASAKKQSYEIQNRWVEGEVSPCVLVETPHKELEETSNLSGFKHFRFKNLFIKPSPLPCLSWASSDDVWIKMLNKELNYIHDKSFIQQHPNLQPKMRAILLDWLLEVSEVYTLHRETFYLAQDFFDRFMLTQEDISKNQLQLIGITSLFIASKMEEIYPPKLQEFAYVTDGACDEEEILEMELVMLKALNWQLCPETVISWLKLYAQVDSLKESPNFLVPQFSQETYIQITQLLDLCILDINSLDYQYGVLAAAAFCHFTSFETVQRVSGLTWDSISSCVRWMAPFMRTVSACGRARLKDFKKVATEDRHNIQTHVDYLTMLNDSHQRQQESLDRLSPVPVGGLLTPPKSTEKPPNV